AATCCGTGAAGATGAGGAACTCTACAACCTCTTCAGCAACATCATTCCTGCCGGAACACTGCTTAAAAACATTGCCAAAAGCATTGATTTAGGAGTAATCGAAATAGAAGTCGGATCCGAAAGTGAAGGAATCCTATCCAAAACAACAAATCTGATATCAAAAAAAGGAATTGGCATAAGACAGGCTTATGCTGAGGATACTGAACTTCAGAAAAGTCCAATATTAACAATAATAACCGAGGAGCCCGTTAAAGGCGACCTTATAAATGAATTCTTAAAAATAAAAGGAGTAACAAGAGTTTCAATCTACTGATTGAAATGTTCACTTCTTGCTTTTTCCATTTCCATGTCTTCTTCTTCGAGAATGTCTAAAAGTTCTTCCCAAGCTTCTAAAGATTCTTTAGCAGCTTCTTCAGTTAACTTTTCAATTGCGTAACCAGCATGGATTAAAACATAATCACCAACTTCTACTTCAGGTAGAAGGTCTAATTTTGCTTGTTGTCTTGCTCCACCAAAGTCAGCAACTAACCAATTATCTTCCCTGTTAATCTCAATAACGTGAGCAGGTGCCGCAATACACATAATTATCCATCTCCAAAATTTAATATATAATTAATATTAAAAGTTAGTATTATATAAAACTATCTAAGCGGGAGATATTTGAATGAAAAATGTTGTTATCGGATCAGGTCCTGCGGGAAGATTAGGGTCTCTTGAACTTGGAAAACTAGGGGAAGAAGTTACTGTAATCGAAAAAAATCATATAGCAGGAACCTGTTTAAATGAAGGATGCATGGTTGTTTGTGCATTAACTGATATTACAAAATTTATTGATGAAAATAATAGGTTTAACAAACACGGATTTTTGAAAAGCCAACTTGACATATCATATGACAAGATAGTCGAAAAGATTAAAGAAACACAGGTCATGCTCAGAAAGCTTAACCAGATGGAAAACGAGAGCGTCGGCAACAACGTAATATACGGTGAGGCCAGCATTGACGGGGACTGTGTCAAGGTGGACAATGAGAGCTTCGAATATGACAACCTCCTGATTGCAACAGGAGCGCGCCCATTTATCCCAGACATTCCGGGAAATGAATACGGATTGACCAATAAGGATATCTTAAAGCTTGACGACGTTCCTGAAAAGCTGAACATCATTGGAGGAGGAATAATCTCCTGTGAAATAGCCAACATATACTCCACACTCGGCAGCGAGGTGAACATCATTGCCCGCAGCACATTCCTGAAGGAACTCAATGAGAATACAAAAAGATACGTTCTAGAAAAGATCATGCCGAATGTCAATATCCTGGAGAACACCAACGTTAAAGAAGCCTTTGAAGACAAGGTACTGACCGAGGACGGAGATGAACTGGAGGGAATTCCATTTTTCGCAACAGGCAGAACCCCAAACAGTGAAATCGCAGAGGGTTTCGTTGAGTTGAATGCCGATAAAACCATCAAGGTCAATGAAATGATGCAAACCAATGTCTCCAATGTATATGCTGCAGGTGACGTTACCGGAGGATACCAACTGACCCCAGTAGCTAGAATGGAGGGCATCACAGCTGCAAGAAACATGGCCGGCTATTCAAATAAGGTGGGCTACGACTGCATTCCTCAAACATTGAGCCTGAACACTGAAGTGAGTTTTGTTGAAAATGAAAAGAGCAACCTCAGCGACGATGACAAGGCGACAATAAGCTTCCCTGGAATCGGAGGTCCTGGCGCATTCTGGAAAATACTCAATGGAGAAACAGGCTACACCGAAATCGAATTTGATAAAGCCAAAAACAAGATAAACAAGATAAATCACATTTCCCCATCATCCGTTAGCGATGTGGCTTACCTATCCTACCTGATGAGAATGGATTATGATTTGGACGATTACGGTGAATTCCTTGAGATTCATCCGTCAACCGATACTAACTATAAAATAATAAAAAACATGTGGTTATGACTTTAACCACTACTCTAATTTTTTTAACATCCTGTCAACCAGATAATCACCGGCTTCCATACATTGCTTACCATAAATCAGGGCATTTTCCTGAAGGGAATCATAGTTTTCGAAAGCCTCATCAATGCTTTTGCAAACATCACTGACTTCAGACTCTATCATGGCTCCCTTAAACACTCCTGCCATGTTCTGGTATCTTCCCCATTTCACGCGGGTCAATGCAACGATAGGCTTTCCACAGGTGAACGCCTCCTCAAGTGAAACTCCGTCGTCTGTAAGCACTGTCAAATCTGAAAACTTGAACAGGTGATTAATCCAGTCAATGTATCCGACATAGATTATCTTATCCTCATCAATCAGGTCGTAATACTCGTCATGCAAAGGTATTCCCACCAAAACCAGATTGTATTCGTCGGTTTTGTCGGCCACAAGGTGGATTGCATCGAGTGTTCCCTTGAAGATGGATGAACCTGATGAGAATACGATGGTCTTCTTGCTTTCATCAAAGTTAGGATATTCCTTCAATTTTTCAAGAGCAATTTTCTCATCGCCCTGACCCACATTGTCGGCTAACGGATAGAATGCCTTGTCCATATTAGCAGGGAGTTTTTCCCATCTGAACATGTCCAGTTCAGGCAGAATGTAACATTGATTGAATTTAGGGCAGACCTTAGAGTCTAGAGGTGTTGATATTAATGAGAAGCAAGGTTTTCTTGCAAATTTGGCACCTAAAGATCCTACAATGGCGCCTCCACCTAAAATTCCAATTACAAAATCAGCTTTAGATTTTTTTATAGCTTTTCTTGCCTTGAAAGTTGCGGTAATCAGTTTTAAAGCGCCTTTTAAGGCAGACAATTTTGTGGCAGAATGACCTCCTGCCTGAGGGATTGATATCTTATGCCAAGAGTAGCCGTTCTTTTCAAACAAAACTCCTGGAGCGGTTTTATCAAGAGCAATTTCGCATTCAATTCCTCTTTTTTCCAATACTTTTATTACATTCAGAGCGACCATGGCATCTCCACCAAGTCCTCTGCCTGTAACTATCACCAATACCTTCATGAATTTATTCTCCTTTACCTAAACGAGGAATATGGTTTTTTGGAACATAACTCCTATGATATGATGCATATGGGTTGTACAATAGCCTTCTAAAACCGAGTGAAATCAGAATCGGATTTTTCACGTCATACTGCTTATCTGACAGGAACCATTTCCTAAGCAAATCACCCAATCCTCCACCAGTAAGCACATCCATGAAATAATCTCCAAATGTCGGGTCAAGAATCCTTAATTTCTGTCTGAAAAATACTCTTAGGTTGTGTCTTCTAACGAATGCAATCAGTGCTGTGGTCAGGAAT
Above is a genomic segment from Methanobrevibacter thaueri containing:
- a CDS encoding FAD-dependent oxidoreductase; this translates as MKNVVIGSGPAGRLGSLELGKLGEEVTVIEKNHIAGTCLNEGCMVVCALTDITKFIDENNRFNKHGFLKSQLDISYDKIVEKIKETQVMLRKLNQMENESVGNNVIYGEASIDGDCVKVDNESFEYDNLLIATGARPFIPDIPGNEYGLTNKDILKLDDVPEKLNIIGGGIISCEIANIYSTLGSEVNIIARSTFLKELNENTKRYVLEKIMPNVNILENTNVKEAFEDKVLTEDGDELEGIPFFATGRTPNSEIAEGFVELNADKTIKVNEMMQTNVSNVYAAGDVTGGYQLTPVARMEGITAARNMAGYSNKVGYDCIPQTLSLNTEVSFVENEKSNLSDDDKATISFPGIGGPGAFWKILNGETGYTEIEFDKAKNKINKINHISPSSVSDVAYLSYLMRMDYDLDDYGEFLEIHPSTDTNYKIIKNMWL
- a CDS encoding glycosyltransferase; translation: MKVLVIVTGRGLGGDAMVALNVIKVLEKRGIECEIALDKTAPGVLFEKNGYSWHKISIPQAGGHSATKLSALKGALKLITATFKARKAIKKSKADFVIGILGGGAIVGSLGAKFARKPCFSLISTPLDSKVCPKFNQCYILPELDMFRWEKLPANMDKAFYPLADNVGQGDEKIALEKLKEYPNFDESKKTIVFSSGSSIFKGTLDAIHLVADKTDEYNLVLVGIPLHDEYYDLIDEDKIIYVGYIDWINHLFKFSDLTVLTDDGVSLEEAFTCGKPIVALTRVKWGRYQNMAGVFKGAMIESEVSDVCKSIDEAFENYDSLQENALIYGKQCMEAGDYLVDRMLKKLE
- a CDS encoding HypC/HybG/HupF family hydrogenase formation chaperone, which translates into the protein MCIAAPAHVIEINREDNWLVADFGGARQQAKLDLLPEVEVGDYVLIHAGYAIEKLTEEAAKESLEAWEELLDILEEEDMEMEKARSEHFNQ
- a CDS encoding amino acid-binding protein; amino-acid sequence: MVIQMWEKINEKFKKYPARIRVAEKMIELGLSLNEDGKIYCGNLKISDKALATAADVDRRAIKSTIEVIREDEELYNLFSNIIPAGTLLKNIAKSIDLGVIEIEVGSESEGILSKTTNLISKKGIGIRQAYAEDTELQKSPILTIITEEPVKGDLINEFLKIKGVTRVSIY